In the Catenulispora sp. EB89 genome, one interval contains:
- a CDS encoding ATP-binding protein: protein MTARGKGGGADVTQGSGADVANTGTTAGTTAGSTAAATAKPVAFRGRLPFRRRMDLLVVLPTVAMAALMTPVAVHEVNVAGQWNSAADFLSSSKSVSQLIQDLSLERDKAQAAMSGDPDKDREYQSAIAATDAQVDQVTRDFGQTATPTLKAALAAVSDLSYVRELPASEGMSQNYVLQAHVQQLVDTVYGAIDSQMVSALDFGGHAAAGGPAASLESELSALYSGDMAESQREASLTAFASGPTEYNAGEQYATALRWDQVAQVQFGLVQQSTAASDRDAIAALLDSTQAQVFRNYQGKAEALYGQAFDPVRGVNGNTQVNLQDIQTLSDRTSLTAAFETASNQREAAEAQITDRIIGLARDNARQAEFTVGLLIGVGVLAAGALMVLSALIRRSVVQPVVALTAAATRVARAAAADLERVTDEDLGANGELPDFEAIPVPTDDELGDLALAFNKVQETALLMLERQVTIRRNTAEMFGNVGHRIHNLTGRQLSIIDQVERTETDPVLLDRLYRIDHLAVRLQRGADSLILLSGEREANISGSPMRLTDVVRSAVGRVEGYQRVVLIAEDDAMVAPSAVGDMTLMVAELVENAVSFSPASQRVEIAVGLSARGFVIEIVDRGMGMSPEQMAQENARLVRRERLDLAPTRVLGLFVVGRLSVRTGAAVELSPTTGGGTTARVYVPGFLLAGPVTESASTRAPRGDAAEAAATGVPAAAPAPPANGVPALPSSPAQAHAQALEMRGRPPLTPAQPLHAPPPSRPRANPGPAAALPPGAEGLPRRVPGASQPGEAFSLPTPTSEFDAYATPGSAAGSPAAPTAPTVPFGPAGYAADQAGPYAAPSYQPAPVDSAEAAAAAAAAAEGAAGFVDGQPGEFGQNSQPGQPGQPSFQRFERPANPAEGQSKSPSFQQFDRTPNAAEGQYAPPSPAPAASPSPAPSYQPIQPQAPAGHQPHQPPAAGPDGSSLQASGLDALGRPGAPDAPGARYSLGPLAPVPPEGLGRRRALAGGETQHLPHQPVPEPRRETGMLPVRRPPTVPAPPPAPAPEAPGMVPPHQPAPEPPRFAAGSAPAAPAAPPGAVTPPSATTPQPADGALPRRVRKTPSHPDWPTSQMPVVGADGPAQPQDARAVRDALEEFEAGVERANRDSADQIPTRRQAARHAGPTTPERDGEDQ from the coding sequence ATGACCGCTCGGGGCAAGGGAGGCGGTGCGGACGTGACGCAGGGCTCGGGCGCCGATGTCGCCAACACCGGCACCACGGCCGGCACGACGGCCGGCAGCACAGCCGCGGCCACGGCCAAGCCGGTGGCGTTCCGCGGCCGGCTGCCGTTCCGCCGCCGCATGGACCTGCTGGTCGTGCTGCCCACCGTGGCCATGGCCGCGCTGATGACCCCGGTGGCGGTCCACGAGGTCAACGTGGCCGGGCAGTGGAACTCGGCGGCGGACTTCCTGTCCTCCTCCAAGTCCGTCAGCCAGCTGATCCAGGACCTGTCGCTGGAGCGCGACAAGGCCCAGGCGGCGATGAGCGGCGACCCGGACAAGGACCGCGAGTACCAGAGCGCCATCGCGGCCACCGACGCCCAGGTCGACCAGGTCACCCGGGACTTCGGCCAGACCGCCACGCCGACGCTGAAGGCCGCGCTGGCCGCCGTCTCCGACCTGAGCTATGTGCGTGAGCTGCCGGCCAGCGAGGGCATGTCGCAGAACTATGTGCTGCAGGCGCACGTCCAGCAGCTCGTCGACACCGTGTACGGCGCCATCGACTCGCAGATGGTCTCGGCCCTGGACTTCGGCGGCCACGCGGCCGCCGGGGGCCCGGCCGCCTCGCTGGAGTCCGAGCTGTCCGCGCTGTACTCCGGCGACATGGCCGAGAGCCAGCGCGAGGCCTCGCTGACCGCCTTCGCCTCCGGCCCCACCGAGTACAACGCCGGCGAGCAGTACGCCACCGCGCTGCGCTGGGACCAGGTCGCGCAGGTGCAGTTCGGGCTGGTGCAGCAGTCCACGGCCGCCTCCGACCGCGACGCCATCGCCGCGCTGCTGGACTCCACGCAGGCCCAGGTCTTCCGGAACTACCAGGGCAAGGCCGAGGCCCTGTACGGCCAGGCCTTCGACCCGGTCCGCGGGGTCAACGGCAACACCCAGGTCAACCTGCAGGACATCCAGACCCTGAGCGACCGCACCTCGCTGACCGCGGCCTTCGAGACCGCGAGCAACCAGCGCGAGGCCGCCGAGGCCCAGATCACCGACCGCATCATCGGCCTGGCCCGGGACAACGCCCGGCAGGCCGAGTTCACCGTCGGTCTGCTGATCGGGGTCGGCGTGCTGGCCGCCGGGGCGCTGATGGTGCTCTCCGCGCTGATCCGGCGCTCGGTGGTGCAGCCGGTGGTGGCGCTGACCGCGGCCGCCACCCGGGTGGCCCGGGCCGCCGCGGCCGACCTGGAACGCGTCACCGACGAGGACCTCGGCGCCAACGGCGAGCTGCCGGACTTCGAGGCCATCCCGGTGCCCACCGACGACGAGCTCGGCGACCTGGCGCTGGCGTTCAACAAGGTGCAGGAGACCGCGCTGCTGATGCTGGAGCGGCAGGTTACCATCCGGCGCAACACCGCGGAGATGTTCGGCAACGTAGGGCACCGGATCCACAACCTCACCGGGCGCCAGCTCTCGATCATCGACCAGGTGGAGCGCACCGAGACCGATCCGGTGCTGCTGGACCGGCTCTACCGCATCGACCACCTCGCGGTGCGTCTGCAACGCGGTGCCGACAGCCTCATCCTGCTCTCCGGCGAGCGCGAGGCGAACATCTCCGGCTCGCCGATGCGCCTGACCGACGTGGTCCGCTCGGCCGTCGGCCGGGTCGAGGGCTACCAGCGCGTGGTGCTGATCGCCGAGGACGACGCCATGGTCGCGCCGTCCGCGGTCGGCGACATGACGCTGATGGTCGCCGAACTGGTCGAGAACGCGGTGTCGTTCTCCCCGGCCAGCCAGCGGGTGGAGATCGCGGTCGGGCTGTCCGCGCGCGGGTTCGTGATCGAGATCGTGGACCGCGGCATGGGCATGTCCCCGGAGCAGATGGCGCAGGAGAACGCGCGCCTGGTGCGCCGCGAGCGCCTGGACCTGGCGCCGACCCGGGTGCTGGGGCTGTTCGTGGTGGGCCGGCTGTCGGTGCGCACCGGCGCCGCCGTGGAGCTGTCGCCGACCACCGGCGGCGGGACCACGGCGCGGGTGTACGTGCCCGGATTCCTGCTGGCCGGGCCGGTCACGGAGTCGGCCTCGACGCGGGCCCCGCGCGGGGACGCCGCCGAGGCCGCCGCGACCGGGGTGCCGGCCGCGGCGCCGGCGCCGCCCGCCAACGGGGTGCCGGCGCTGCCGTCCAGCCCGGCGCAGGCCCATGCTCAGGCCCTGGAGATGCGCGGGCGGCCGCCGCTGACGCCGGCGCAGCCGTTGCACGCGCCGCCGCCTTCGCGGCCGCGCGCGAATCCGGGCCCTGCGGCCGCGCTGCCGCCGGGGGCCGAGGGGCTGCCGCGCCGGGTGCCCGGGGCGTCGCAGCCGGGGGAGGCTTTCAGCCTGCCCACGCCGACTTCGGAGTTCGACGCTTACGCCACGCCGGGGAGTGCTGCCGGTTCGCCGGCCGCTCCCACCGCTCCCACTGTGCCCTTCGGGCCCGCCGGATACGCCGCCGACCAGGCCGGGCCGTACGCGGCTCCGTCGTATCAGCCTGCTCCCGTCGACTCTGCCGAGGCCGCCGCAGCTGCGGCCGCAGCCGCTGAAGGTGCCGCCGGATTTGTTGACGGCCAGCCAGGCGAGTTCGGCCAGAACAGCCAGCCGGGCCAGCCCGGGCAGCCCTCGTTCCAACGCTTCGAGCGCCCGGCGAACCCTGCCGAAGGCCAGTCGAAGTCGCCCTCGTTCCAGCAGTTCGACCGGACCCCGAACGCCGCCGAAGGCCAGTACGCACCGCCTTCGCCGGCGCCGGCAGCGTCACCCTCGCCCGCACCCTCGTATCAGCCGATCCAGCCCCAGGCGCCGGCGGGCCACCAGCCCCACCAGCCGCCGGCCGCCGGACCGGACGGCTCGTCGCTCCAGGCGTCCGGACTCGACGCGCTCGGCCGGCCCGGCGCGCCGGACGCCCCCGGAGCCCGGTACTCGCTCGGTCCGCTGGCCCCCGTGCCGCCCGAAGGCCTCGGCCGCCGGCGCGCGCTGGCCGGCGGCGAGACGCAGCACCTGCCGCACCAGCCCGTGCCCGAACCGCGCCGGGAGACCGGGATGCTGCCGGTGCGCCGGCCGCCCACGGTCCCGGCGCCGCCGCCGGCACCCGCTCCGGAAGCGCCTGGAATGGTTCCTCCCCACCAGCCGGCGCCGGAGCCGCCGCGGTTCGCCGCCGGCTCCGCCCCGGCCGCCCCGGCTGCCCCGCCCGGCGCCGTCACGCCGCCGAGCGCCACCACCCCGCAGCCCGCCGACGGGGCCCTGCCCCGCCGGGTCCGCAAGACGCCCTCGCATCCGGACTGGCCGACCAGCCAGATGCCGGTCGTGGGCGCCGACGGACCGGCCCAGCCGCAGGACGCGCGGGCCGTGCGGGACGCTTTGGAGGAGTTCGAAGCGGGCGTGGAACGAGCGAACCGCGACAGCGCCGACCAGATTCCGACCCGACGGCAGGCGGCCCGCCACGCGGGCCCGACCACGCCGGAGCGGGACGGGGAAGACCAATAG
- a CDS encoding roadblock/LC7 domain-containing protein yields MIGSNSAAPWESDEQRLAADAADFTWMVARFANETAGVVDAIAVSSDGLLIAVSRPQDPGSSERLAAVVSGMTSLAAGAGGNYGLGALNKVIIDMEGGYLLITRIGNGAVLGAVTTADAKLANVAYEMTLFANRVGAVLSPALIIELKNTVGMGVPARRPGGGQG; encoded by the coding sequence ATGATCGGTTCTAACAGTGCCGCCCCGTGGGAGAGCGATGAACAGCGGCTCGCGGCCGACGCCGCGGACTTCACGTGGATGGTCGCCCGCTTCGCCAACGAGACCGCCGGCGTGGTCGACGCCATCGCGGTGTCGTCTGACGGGCTGTTGATCGCCGTCTCGCGCCCGCAGGACCCGGGGTCCTCCGAGCGGCTGGCCGCCGTGGTCTCCGGGATGACCTCGCTGGCCGCCGGCGCCGGCGGCAACTACGGCCTGGGCGCGCTGAACAAGGTCATCATCGACATGGAGGGCGGCTACCTGCTGATCACCCGGATCGGCAACGGCGCCGTGCTCGGCGCGGTCACCACGGCCGACGCCAAGCTGGCCAACGTCGCCTACGAGATGACGCTGTTCGCCAACCGCGTCGGCGCCGTCCTGAGCCCGGCGCTGATCATCGAGCTGAAGAACACCGTCGGCATGGGCGTCCCCGCGCGCAGACCGGGCGGTGGGCAGGGGTGA
- a CDS encoding alanine/glycine:cation symporter family protein, translated as MDFVREQFIDPVSHFLYTYVLIYLLIGAGLYFTVRTRAVQIRLLKPALKLLVGDSSRTHSENGVSSFQAFAIGLASRVGTGNIAGVAVALTAGGPGAVFWMWVVAVVGMATGFVEATLAQLFKRPAPGGGFRGGPAYYMETGLGSRRSGAVFAVLLVFTFGIAFTMVQANTVADVLAGSHGVSAHWTGLILVVLSAPALFGGVRRVAKIAGLVLPVMAVAYLLLAVVIVASNPTRVVDALGWIFRDAFGFGPAAVGGASGLAAAMLNGVKRGLFSNEAGMGSAPNAAATADTTHPAKQGLLQSLGVAVDTLAVCTATAMIIMLADRSVYDPAHPGAATGASLTQAAVVNQFGDWSKWLMTVMVFVFAYSSVLGNYVYAEVNLDYLRVSRTAVQGFRVVVLAAVGLGSLLSLQLVWEFADVAMGVMALMNLAAIALLGRWAFGALRDYEAGAARGVDPTFHAPGNAYLPEPLRTDVWV; from the coding sequence ATGGACTTCGTCAGGGAGCAGTTCATCGACCCGGTCAGCCACTTCCTGTACACCTACGTCCTCATCTACCTCCTCATCGGCGCCGGCCTCTACTTCACCGTCCGCACCCGAGCCGTCCAAATCCGCCTCCTCAAGCCCGCCCTCAAACTCCTCGTCGGCGACTCCTCCCGCACCCACTCCGAGAACGGCGTCTCCTCCTTCCAGGCCTTCGCCATCGGCCTGGCCTCCCGCGTCGGCACCGGCAACATCGCCGGCGTCGCCGTCGCCCTGACCGCCGGCGGCCCCGGCGCCGTCTTCTGGATGTGGGTCGTCGCCGTCGTCGGCATGGCCACCGGCTTCGTCGAGGCCACCCTCGCCCAGCTCTTCAAGCGCCCCGCCCCCGGCGGCGGCTTCCGCGGCGGCCCCGCCTACTACATGGAGACCGGCCTCGGCTCCCGACGCTCCGGCGCGGTCTTCGCCGTCCTGCTGGTCTTCACCTTCGGCATCGCCTTCACGATGGTCCAGGCCAACACCGTCGCCGACGTCCTGGCCGGCTCGCACGGCGTCTCCGCGCACTGGACCGGCCTGATCCTGGTCGTCCTGTCCGCCCCCGCGCTGTTCGGCGGGGTGCGCCGGGTCGCCAAGATCGCCGGCCTCGTGCTGCCCGTCATGGCCGTCGCCTACCTCCTGCTCGCCGTGGTCATCGTCGCGAGCAACCCGACCCGCGTCGTCGACGCCCTCGGCTGGATCTTCCGCGACGCCTTCGGCTTCGGCCCGGCGGCCGTCGGCGGCGCCTCCGGCCTGGCCGCCGCCATGCTGAACGGCGTCAAGCGCGGCCTGTTCTCCAACGAGGCCGGCATGGGCTCGGCGCCGAACGCCGCCGCGACCGCCGACACCACGCACCCGGCGAAGCAGGGCCTGCTCCAGTCCCTCGGCGTCGCGGTCGACACGCTGGCCGTCTGCACCGCGACCGCCATGATCATCATGCTCGCCGACCGGAGCGTCTACGACCCCGCGCACCCCGGCGCCGCCACCGGGGCCTCGCTCACCCAGGCCGCCGTGGTGAACCAGTTCGGCGACTGGAGCAAATGGCTGATGACCGTCATGGTCTTCGTGTTCGCCTATTCCTCGGTCCTGGGCAATTACGTCTACGCCGAGGTGAACCTGGACTACCTGCGCGTCTCGCGCACCGCCGTCCAGGGCTTCCGGGTCGTGGTCCTGGCCGCGGTCGGCCTGGGGTCGCTGCTGAGCCTGCAGCTGGTGTGGGAGTTCGCTGACGTCGCCATGGGCGTCATGGCCTTGATGAACCTGGCCGCGATCGCGCTGCTCGGCCGCTGGGCGTTCGGGGCGCTGCGTGACTACGAAGCGGGCGCCGCGCGCGGCGTGGATCCGACGTTCCACGCCCCCGGCAACGCTTACCTGCCAGAACCCCTACGCACTGATGTTTGGGTCTGA
- a CDS encoding 5'-3' exonuclease H3TH domain-containing protein, producing MVLDTPTLYFRAFFGVPDTIRSPDGMVVNAVRGTLESVSYLIATYKPDRLVACFDADWRPAFRVEAIPSYKAHRVLEEAPAGEAGVDVEEVPDLLSPQVPVIEAALDALGIARAEAPGFEADDVLATLAERWDGRGPVDVVTMDRDLYQLVDDTREIRVLNIGKGVTKLEPVTDAVLREKYGISGGEYADFAALRGDPSDGLPGVQGIGEKTAAALISQYRDLAGVRAAATDPASTLKPAQRKRIAEAVAYLDAAPTVVRVVRDAPVVEHDDVLPREPKDPVMATMLAEKFGVKAAMARVTRVMAER from the coding sequence ATGGTGCTCGACACCCCGACGCTGTACTTCCGCGCCTTCTTCGGCGTCCCCGACACCATCCGCTCCCCCGACGGGATGGTGGTGAACGCGGTACGCGGCACGCTGGAGTCCGTCAGCTACCTGATCGCCACGTACAAGCCGGACCGGCTGGTGGCGTGCTTCGACGCGGACTGGCGCCCGGCGTTCCGGGTGGAGGCGATCCCGTCGTACAAGGCACACCGGGTACTGGAGGAGGCGCCGGCGGGCGAGGCGGGCGTGGACGTCGAAGAAGTCCCGGACCTGCTGAGCCCCCAGGTCCCGGTGATCGAGGCCGCGCTGGACGCCCTGGGCATCGCCCGCGCCGAGGCACCGGGCTTCGAGGCCGACGACGTGCTCGCGACCCTGGCCGAGCGCTGGGACGGCCGCGGCCCGGTGGACGTCGTGACGATGGACCGCGACCTGTACCAGCTGGTCGACGACACGCGCGAGATCCGCGTCCTGAACATCGGCAAGGGCGTGACCAAGCTTGAGCCGGTCACGGACGCGGTCCTCCGCGAGAAGTACGGCATCAGCGGCGGCGAGTACGCGGACTTCGCCGCGCTGCGCGGCGACCCGAGCGACGGCCTCCCTGGCGTCCAGGGCATCGGCGAGAAGACGGCGGCCGCACTGATCTCGCAGTACCGCGACCTGGCAGGCGTACGCGCGGCGGCGACGGACCCGGCGTCAACGCTCAAGCCGGCGCAGCGCAAGCGCATCGCGGAGGCGGTGGCCTACCTGGACGCGGCACCGACGGTGGTGCGCGTCGTGCGCGACGCACCGGTGGTGGAGCACGACGACGTGCTGCCGCGCGAGCCGAAGGACCCGGTGATGGCGACGATGCTGGCGGAGAAGTTCGGGGTGAAGGCGGCGATGGCTCGGGTGACGCGGGTGATGGCGGAGCGGTAG
- a CDS encoding ATP/GTP-binding protein — protein MTEAATTATATRPPQPVKMVISGGFGVGKTTAIGAVSEIEPLTTEAAITEVAAGVDDTSLTPRKTTTTVAMDFGCLTLDPTLKLYIFGTPGQDRFGFMWKDVTAGALGALVVVDSRRLDECFPAVDYFERDGTPFAIAVNAFDGVLSHSLPAVRSALDVAPEVPVVAFDARSADSVRESLIVVLEHALTRARGY, from the coding sequence ATGACTGAAGCCGCCACCACGGCGACCGCCACCCGCCCCCCGCAGCCGGTGAAGATGGTGATCTCCGGCGGCTTCGGCGTCGGCAAGACCACCGCCATCGGCGCGGTGAGCGAGATCGAGCCGCTGACCACCGAAGCCGCGATCACCGAGGTGGCGGCAGGCGTGGACGACACCAGCCTGACCCCCCGCAAGACCACCACCACCGTCGCGATGGACTTCGGCTGCCTGACCCTGGACCCCACCCTGAAGCTGTACATCTTCGGCACCCCGGGCCAGGACCGCTTCGGCTTCATGTGGAAGGACGTCACCGCCGGCGCCCTCGGCGCCCTGGTGGTCGTCGACTCCCGCCGCCTCGACGAGTGCTTCCCCGCCGTGGACTACTTCGAACGCGACGGAACCCCCTTCGCCATAGCGGTGAACGCCTTTGACGGCGTGCTGTCGCACTCCCTGCCCGCGGTGCGCTCGGCACTGGACGTCGCCCCGGAGGTCCCGGTCGTGGCTTTCGACGCGCGCAGCGCCGACTCGGTGCGGGAATCGCTGATCGTGGTTCTGGAGCATGCTCTGACGCGGGCTCGGGGGTATTAG
- a CDS encoding ABC transporter substrate-binding protein, producing the protein MSPGRRYGSITARLAAVTAAVALVAGCSSGPGSGTAGAFVPPPVPMAEPGAVSEGDLYMVVWDGYAEPQWVQPFEHQTGCTVHADSAGSSDEMVADVKSGRYDLVSASGDASLRMIASGDVAPVDVSKVPSYAQINTTLENKRWNSVNGVPYGIPQGRGANVLIYNKDKVAAPTSLGAVFEPDPSVAGHLSVYDSPISIADAALYLMHSQPSLGIKDPYSLHPAQFQAAVALLTKQRAAVGDYWPNTAAQQAAFAKGADSIGIGWQAVVNGLQKSGHADIATAKPVEGSTGWSDTWMVTSTAKNLSCAYKWLDYITSAPINAEVAEYVGEAPANTQACTKTADPGFCATYHADDPSYWANVYYWATPTAHCLDGTGDDCASYPQWVAAWNRIKQQ; encoded by the coding sequence GTGTCCCCTGGACGTCGATACGGGTCCATCACGGCGCGCCTGGCCGCGGTGACCGCCGCCGTGGCGCTGGTCGCCGGCTGCTCCTCCGGGCCGGGATCCGGCACCGCCGGCGCCTTCGTGCCCCCGCCGGTGCCGATGGCCGAGCCCGGCGCGGTCTCCGAGGGCGACCTCTACATGGTGGTGTGGGACGGCTACGCCGAGCCCCAGTGGGTCCAGCCCTTCGAGCACCAGACCGGCTGCACCGTGCACGCCGACAGCGCCGGCAGCTCCGACGAGATGGTCGCCGACGTCAAGTCCGGCCGCTACGACCTGGTCTCCGCCTCCGGTGACGCCAGCCTGCGGATGATAGCCAGCGGAGACGTGGCCCCGGTCGACGTCTCCAAGGTCCCCAGCTACGCGCAGATCAACACCACGCTGGAGAACAAGCGCTGGAACTCGGTGAACGGCGTGCCCTACGGCATCCCGCAGGGCCGCGGCGCCAATGTCCTGATCTACAACAAGGACAAGGTGGCCGCGCCGACCTCGCTGGGCGCGGTGTTCGAACCCGATCCCTCGGTGGCCGGCCACCTGTCGGTGTACGACTCCCCGATCAGCATCGCCGACGCCGCGCTGTACCTCATGCACAGCCAGCCGTCGCTGGGCATCAAGGACCCTTACTCGCTGCACCCGGCCCAGTTCCAGGCCGCCGTCGCCCTGCTGACCAAGCAGCGCGCCGCGGTCGGCGACTACTGGCCGAACACCGCGGCCCAGCAGGCCGCCTTCGCCAAGGGCGCGGACAGCATCGGCATCGGCTGGCAGGCGGTGGTGAACGGCCTGCAGAAGTCCGGGCACGCCGACATCGCCACCGCCAAGCCGGTCGAGGGCAGCACCGGCTGGTCGGACACCTGGATGGTCACCTCCACGGCGAAGAACCTGTCCTGCGCCTACAAGTGGCTGGACTACATCACCTCCGCCCCGATCAACGCCGAGGTCGCGGAGTACGTCGGCGAGGCCCCGGCGAACACCCAGGCGTGCACCAAGACCGCCGACCCTGGGTTCTGCGCCACGTACCACGCCGATGACCCGTCGTACTGGGCCAACGTCTACTACTGGGCCACGCCCACCGCGCACTGCCTGGACGGCACCGGCGACGACTGCGCGTCCTACCCGCAGTGGGTCGCGGCTTGGAACCGGATCAAACAGCAATGA
- a CDS encoding DUF742 domain-containing protein, which yields MTEAGGAGPAEQQQGDAAEQVSAVRPFLLTEGRVVAEEQSLPMETQLVATPEALAQLEEPHLAFERRAIIETCRVPVSLAELAARLRLHLNVVRVLVGDLHTRQLLTVHVPRAAGGSDLDILRRVIDGLRAIHTSGGPGHD from the coding sequence GTGACCGAGGCAGGCGGGGCGGGCCCCGCCGAGCAGCAGCAGGGCGACGCCGCCGAGCAGGTCTCGGCGGTGCGCCCGTTCCTGCTCACCGAAGGACGCGTGGTCGCCGAGGAGCAGTCGCTGCCGATGGAGACCCAGCTGGTCGCCACCCCCGAGGCGCTGGCCCAGCTGGAGGAGCCGCACCTGGCCTTCGAGCGCCGCGCCATCATCGAGACCTGCCGCGTCCCGGTCTCCCTGGCCGAACTGGCCGCCCGGCTGCGCCTGCACCTGAACGTGGTCCGCGTCCTGGTCGGCGACCTGCACACACGACAGCTGCTGACCGTCCACGTCCCCCGCGCGGCAGGCGGCTCGGATCTGGACATCTTGAGAAGGGTGATCGATGGCCTCCGCGCAATCCACACGTCAGGCGGACCCGGCCATGACTGA